DNA sequence from the Streptomyces canus genome:
GCCGCCTCCGAGTCCGCGCACGGCGACCGCAACGCCGCCCTGGCCCACTTCATGGCGTCGTACGGCAACATCGGCAACCCGGTCCCGGTCCTGCTCGACCAGTACTTCCGGCAGTGCTCCCTCCGGGCCTCCTGCGCCGATCTCGCCCTGGCCACCACGTTCCTGGCCCGGCACGGTGTGCGTGCCGACGGCACGCGGCTGCTCACCCAGAGCCAGGCCAAGCAGGTCAACGCGGTGCTGCTGACCTGCGGCACGTACGACGCGGCGGGTGACTTCGCCTACCGCGTGGGCCTGCCCGGCAAGAGCGGTGTGGGCGGCGGCATCATCGCGGTGGTCCCGGGCCGCTGCACCCTGTGCGTATGGAGCCCGGGTCTGGACGAGCGGGGCAACTCCGTGGCGGGCGTGGCGGCCCTGGACAGGTTCACGACGCTGACGGGTGTCTCCGTGTTCTGAGAGGGGGTGAGCGCATCCCGCACCCGACCACGCACCGGTCACACCCCGGTCGTCACCTCGTCGCCTTCCAGCCACCCGAAACTGACACGCTGCTGACGTGTTGGCCAAGGTTCCCGTAGATCTCCGTCGCTGCCAGATCCTCGGTCTGGTCGGCACCGCCTTCCTCGCCGCGGGTGGTGAGACCTCAGGAGCGCTGCCCGTCCGCGAACTCCTCACCCCGGCCTCGCCCCAGGCGGCACTCGGCCTGGTCGGCGCCTACTTCGGCGTCGTCCTGCTGATCGCGGCCTGGCTCCTCCTCGGCCGCCTGGTGCGCAGCCCCGAGAAGCGGCCCACCACGCGCGAGCTCATGGCCGTCCTGGTCATCTGGTCCCTCCCGCTGCTGCTCGCCCCGCCCCTGTTCAGCCGGGACGTCTACAGCTACCTCGCCCAAGGCGCCATGGCCGATGCCCACATGGACGTCTACAGCCACGGCCCCGCCCTGCTCGGCGGTCCCCTCGCGGACGAGGTCGCCCCGATGTGGCGCAACACGGCCGCCCCGTACGGACCCGTGTTTCTCGGCGTGGCCTCCGCGCTGGCCAAGGCGTCCCACGGCGAACTCCCGGCCGGGCTGCTCGGGATGCGGCTCGTCGCCCTGCTCGGCGTGGCCCTCATGGCGGCCGCCCTGCCACGCCTGGCCCGCCACAGCGGCGCGGACCCGGCTGCCGCGCTCTGGCTCGGCGCCCTCAACCCGCTCGTCCTGCTCCACCTGGTCGCGGGTGCCCACAACGACGCCGTCATGCTCGGTCTGCTCGGTCTCGGCCTGGTCGCCGCCCTCGGCCGGTGGCCGGTCCTGGGCGCGGTCCTCGTGACGCTCGCCGCGCTGGTGAAGGCGCCCGCCGTCCTGGGACTGGCGGCGATCGTCGTGCTGCGGATCCGGGCCGGTGACCACCCGGCGAGAGCCGTCCTGACAGCCGCCGTCTCGGCAGCCGCCACCACGGTCGCCGCCACGGCCGTCGCGGGCACCGGCTACGGCTGGATCGGCGCCCTCAACACCCCCGTGTCGTCCGGGAACTGGGCCCTCACCAGCCTCCTCGGCCGCGCCACCGGAGCCCTGCTGGAACGTCTCGGCAGCGACCTGGCACCGCTGGCCGTCCCCGCCTGGCACGCCCTCGGCGTCGTGACCGCCGTCGCCGTCATCGGCCACATATGGTTGCGCCTTCGCCCGCGCCCCGTCTACGCCCTGGGCCTGAGCCTCGCCACCGTCGCCGCCCTCGGCCCGGCGATCCGCCCCTGGTACGCCCTGTGGGGACTGTTCCTGATAGCGGCTGCCGCGCCGAGCGCCTCGGTACGGCACCGGGTGGCCGCCGTGACGGGTGTGCTCGCGCTCGCCACCCTCCCGAGCGGCGGCCCGGCCGACGCCGGGCAACTCGTCCTCGCCGTCTCCGGAGGCGTCCTCGCCCTCGTCGTGCTCGTCCAGGCCCACCAGACGGCCCAGGCCCCCGTGACGGGACGTACGGCATGAGGGCCCCGACCACGGATCGCGGCCGACTGCTGCTGGGCCTCGTCGCCGTCGCCGCCGTCAGCGCCTTCACGGCGACCGTGCCGCTCCTGCGCGACTGGTTCGACCTGCGCGTCTACCACGGAGCCATCGACACCTGGGTCCATCACGGCGGACGGCTCTACGACTACCGGGTGCCGGGGACGACGTACGGCTTCACCTACCCGCCGTTCGCGGCCGTCGCGATGCTCCCGATGGCCCTGTTCGACCTGCGCACCGCGATCGTGGTGGGCCTGCTGCTCAACCTGGCGGCACTGGCCGTGGTCGTGCGCCTGCTCACCGGCCGGGCCTGGCGGCGGCACGGCTGGTACGGCTGCGCACTCGGCGCCTGCGCGCTCGCGCTGTTCGAACCGCTGCGCGACACCTTCAGCTTCGGCCAGGTCAACCTCCTGCTGTTGGCGCTCGTCCTGGTCGACGCGTGGCTGCTCGCGACGGGCCGGGAACGCCGGGCCGGTGTCGGTATCGGTCTGGCCGCCGCGGTGAAGCTCACGCCGGCCCTCTTCATCGGACTGCTTCTGGTCGCCCGGCGCTGGCGCGCGGCGGCGGTCGCCACGGTCGTGGCCCTGGCGGCGACGGGGTTCGCGGCCGTCGTGGCCCCGGACGCCTCGCGTTTCTACTGGACCGACGCCCTGTGGGACACGACCAGGGTGGGCCGCCTCGACTATGTCTCCAACCAGTCGCTGCAGGGCATCCTGGCCCGGCTCGGCGAACCGGACCGCGGGGTCTGGGCGGTGGCCGTGGCGCTGACCCTCGGTGTGTGGGCCGTACGGGGCCGGCGGGCC
Encoded proteins:
- the mptB gene encoding polyprenol phosphomannose-dependent alpha 1,6 mannosyltransferase MptB, whose protein sequence is MLAKVPVDLRRCQILGLVGTAFLAAGGETSGALPVRELLTPASPQAALGLVGAYFGVVLLIAAWLLLGRLVRSPEKRPTTRELMAVLVIWSLPLLLAPPLFSRDVYSYLAQGAMADAHMDVYSHGPALLGGPLADEVAPMWRNTAAPYGPVFLGVASALAKASHGELPAGLLGMRLVALLGVALMAAALPRLARHSGADPAAALWLGALNPLVLLHLVAGAHNDAVMLGLLGLGLVAALGRWPVLGAVLVTLAALVKAPAVLGLAAIVVLRIRAGDHPARAVLTAAVSAAATTVAATAVAGTGYGWIGALNTPVSSGNWALTSLLGRATGALLERLGSDLAPLAVPAWHALGVVTAVAVIGHIWLRLRPRPVYALGLSLATVAALGPAIRPWYALWGLFLIAAAAPSASVRHRVAAVTGVLALATLPSGGPADAGQLVLAVSGGVLALVVLVQAHQTAQAPVTGRTA
- a CDS encoding glycosyltransferase 87 family protein — encoded protein: MRAPTTDRGRLLLGLVAVAAVSAFTATVPLLRDWFDLRVYHGAIDTWVHHGGRLYDYRVPGTTYGFTYPPFAAVAMLPMALFDLRTAIVVGLLLNLAALAVVVRLLTGRAWRRHGWYGCALGACALALFEPLRDTFSFGQVNLLLLALVLVDAWLLATGRERRAGVGIGLAAAVKLTPALFIGLLLVARRWRAAAVATVVALAATGFAAVVAPDASRFYWTDALWDTTRVGRLDYVSNQSLQGILARLGEPDRGVWAVAVALTLGVWAVRGRRAVAAGDWAAAFALTGLTACLVSPITWVHHLVWLLPSFAVLVRTGHPRIAGALYAVLCTSVVWLWFDDASGVDGFLGSNIYTWITLGLLLWLPVGQTRSTRPIRDRRAKAIDPAPSPAAPRMAQVSSQPGPSSCAATAAATGTASGPGRGLARSASSEPTGSTRPAAPNPQSSSRRASS